The following are from one region of the Arachis duranensis cultivar V14167 chromosome 10, aradu.V14167.gnm2.J7QH, whole genome shotgun sequence genome:
- the LOC107469863 gene encoding uncharacterized protein LOC107469863, with translation MAAMTNLANTMQANVVATMQAMERMGQPAGNGNGNENENGKGDGNDLGGSSMTLASFLKVHPPTFRGSTNSTEADNWFRAMERALQAQHVSANQYVEFVAYQLLGEAQHWLQGECQLLRLPNVEIPWDMFQIAFYRKYFPESVREAKELKLMHLKQGLLSVANYTRGLRDTIMTAMAPLEIRVFSELVNKAKVVEDCAKKVEELRLKMSELAFDLHVYTPYQTVVTKLGCRQVSFKLEYREFVHDLICLPMVGLKITLGFDWLSKNRVLLDCFEGSIRFLPKWKGGAVVAEGYYLNSVLTSVDFAVPNGFDRVCRIKDSVGTAYGGATILLVKKKDGGMRLCMDYRQLNKVTVKNKYTFPKIDDLMDQLQRAGSICPFLDKFLVVFIDDILVYSKTAKEQKEHLRIVLQVLKEQKLYAKLSKCEFWKEKESS, from the exons ATGGCGGCTATGACTAATTTGGCAAATACTATGCAAGCTAACGTTGTTGCGACCATGCAAGCCATGGAAAGGATGGGTCAACCGGCTGGGAACGGTAATGGAAACGAGAACGAAAATGGGAAAGGAGATGGTAATGACTTGGGAGGTTCTTCGATGACTTTGGCTTCATTTCTCAAGGTTCATCCACCAACTTTTAGGGGTTCGACCAACTCCACTGAAGCGGACAATTGGTTTCGAGCTATGGAGCGTGCACTACAGGCTCAGCATGTCTCAGCTAACCAATATGTAGAGTTTGTGGCCTATCAACTGTTAGGAGAGGCACAACATTGGTTGCAAGGAGAGTGCCAATTACTGCGACTTCCGAATGTAGAGATTCCTTGGGACATGTTTCAAATAGCGTTCTATAGGAAGTATTTTCCAGAATCAGTGAGAGAAGCTAAGGAGTTAAAGCTTATGCATCTAAAGCAAGGCTTGTTGTCTGTGGCCAATTACACTA GAGGTTTGAGGGATACCATTATGACTGCTATGGCACCTTTGGAGATTAGGGTATTTTCTGAGCTTGTGAACAAAGCAAAGGTGGTGGAGGATTGTGCTAAGAAG GTTGAAGAACTAAGATTGAAAATGTCAGAATTAGCTTTTGACTTGCATGTGTATACCCCATATCAAACGGTTGTGACAAAGTTAGGTTGTAGGCAAGTATCTTTCAAGCTTGAGTATAGAGAGTTTGTTcatgatttgatttgtttgCCAATGGTTGGGTTGAAGATAACTTTGGGATTTGATTGGTTATCAAAGAATCGGGTTTTGTTGGATTGCTTTGAGGGATCAATTCGGTTTTTGCCGAAATGGAAAGGTGGAGCAGTGGTAGCTGAGGGTTATTACCTTAACTCTGTGTTG ACCAGTGTCGATTTTGCTGTACCGAATGGCTTCGATAGAGTTTGCAGAATTAAAGACTCAGTTGGAACAGCTTACGGGGGAGCAACGATTTTattggtaaagaagaaagatgggggAATGCGACTTTGCATGGATTATCGGCAATTAAACAAAGTGACTGTGAAGAACAAGTATACGTTTCCTAAGATAGATGACTTAATGGATCAGTTGCAAAGAGCtggg aGTATTTGTCCCTTTTTGGATAAGTTTCTGGTGGTATTCATAGATGACATTCTGGTTTACTCTAAAACGGCGAAGGAGCAAAAAGAGCATCTGAGGATTGTACTGCAAGTTTTGAAGGAGCAAAAATTGTATGCTAAGTTGTCCAAATGCGAATtctggaaggagaaagaaagtTCTTAA